A genome region from Aphelocoma coerulescens isolate FSJ_1873_10779 chromosome Z unlocalized genomic scaffold, UR_Acoe_1.0 ChrZ, whole genome shotgun sequence includes the following:
- the LOC138103865 gene encoding serine/threonine-protein kinase PAK 3-like — MPGENPVRGPVPAWSDERKYSPGSVQQQQQQQQQQQQQQQQQQQLQGIPACFVSMFHFRAFDQMKSTKQTSERPLAVCLPEDEAKGEEDANPAASAATAGPEHPASSTGAASAPALAASVPEEEAKEEEGAKEPAPAVSPRPEQLTSSSTSSVLAPARAAAAGSEEASSPRAGNSSTSSSCTWSTSSSCTWSTSSSSGSTEDLQEKTEEECLAMLRMLVSEGDPEAKYTELETIGKGGFGTVCTAVDTATGEEVAIKKISLLRESSTELCVNEIQVMRDSKNANLVNYVDSYLVDEELWLVMEYMDGGSLHDVIRETRMAEGEIAAVSRECLQGLDFLHSKQVIHRDIKSHNILLGLDGSVKLADFGLAAQLTPEQSKRRSAAGTTHWMAPEIFTRKPYGPKVDIWSFGIVGIEMVEGAPPYLMNTSAMVRQLISTGGTPKLQNPRQQSAWLRDFLHCCLETDEDRRWSAQELLQHPFVTSAKPTSSLTPLIMAAQQFMADRRY, encoded by the exons ATGCCTGGAGAGAATCCGGTCCGTGG TCCAGTGCCAGCCTGGTCAGATGAACGAAAGTACAGTCCAGGCTctgtgcaacagcagcagcagcagcagcagcagcagcagcagcagcagcagcagcagcagcagctgcaggggatcCCTGCCTGTTTTGTCTCCATGTTCCATTTCAGAGCTTTTGATCAGATGAAA agCACAAAACAAACCTCGGAGCGTCCTCTGGCTGTGTGTCTTCCTGAAGACGAGGCCAAAGGGGAGGAAGATGCCAACCCAGCTGCATCTGCTGCCACCGCAGGGCCTGAGCATCCAGCATCA AGCACAGGGGCAGCGTCAgcacctgctctggctgcctctgTACCCGAGGAAGAGGCTAAAGAGGAGGAGGGTGCCAAGGAACCTGCCCCTGCGGTCAGCCCACGGCCTGAGCAGCTCACATCA AGCTCCACCTCCTCTGTCCTGGCACCTGCacgggctgcagctgcaggctctgaagaaGCCTCCAGTCCCCGAGCTGGAAACTCGAGCACGAGCAGCTCGTGCACCTGGAGCACAAGCAGCTCGTGCACCTGGAGCACAAGCAgttcctctggcagcactgaggaCCTGCAGGAGAAGACAGAGGAGGAGTGCCTGGCCATGCTGA GGATGCTGGTGAGCGAAGGAGATCCCGAGGCTAAATACACAGAACTGGAAACTATTGGCAAAGG ggGTTTCGGCACTGTGTGTACGGCAGTggacactgccacaggagaagag gtggccataaagaaaatcaGTCTCCTGCGAGAGAGCAGCACCGAACTGTGCGTGAACGAAATCCAGGTCATGCGCGACAGTAAGAACGCCAACCTCGTCAACTACGTAGACAG CTACCTGGTGGACGAGGAGCTCTGGCTAGTGATGGAATACATGGACGGAGGCTCTTTACACGATGTCATTAGGGAGACTCGTATGGCAGAAGGAGAGATAGCAGCTGTCTctcgggag tgcctgcaaggcCTGGATTTCCTTCACTCCAAGCAAGTGATCCACCGAGACATCAAAAGCCACAACATTCTCCTGGGCTTGGACGGATCTGTCAAGTTGG ctgattttggcctcgctgctcagctcacccctgagcagagCAAACGGAGATCAGCTGCCGGGACTACTCACTGGATGGCGCCAGAAATTTTCACCAGGAAGCCCtacggccccaaagtggacattTGGTCCTTTGGCATCGTGGGGATCGAGATGGTGGAAGGAGCGCCTCCTTACCTGATGAACACCTCTGCCATG GTTCGACAGCTGATAAGCACCGGGGGCACCCCGAAGCTGCAGAACCCCAGGCAGCAGTCCGCTTGGTTGCGAGacttcctgcactgctgcctggagacagacgaggacaggcgctggtctgcccaggagcttCTGCAG CATCCGTTTGTAACCTCAGCCAAGCCGACCTCCAGCCTGACGCCTCTGATCATGGCAGCGCAGCAGTTTATGGCCGACAGGAGATACTAG